In Syngnathus scovelli strain Florida chromosome 16, RoL_Ssco_1.2, whole genome shotgun sequence, the genomic stretch TGATGGCGCTCTTCCAATTCCTGCGTAACCGCCCGCCGCACGACTTCGAGGTGGTCCTGGTGTCGGATTCCAACACCTTCTTTATCGAGTCCTGGTTGAGGCGATCCGGCGCCCGGTCCGTCTTCCATCGCATCTTCTCCAACCCCGCCAACTTCAACAGAGACGGGCGACTGGTGCTGAGGCCCTTCCACTCCCACGAATGCCCACGCTGCCCCGAGAACATGTGCAAGCAGAAGGTGGTCCGAGAATACGTCGTACGGCGGACCCAGGAGAGGGGCCACCCATACCAGAGGGTCTTCTACGTGGGCGATGGTGCCAACGACTTCTGCCCGGCGCTCGCCATGGGGCCCCGGGATGTGGCCTTCCCGCGACGAGACTTCCCCATGCATCGCCTCATTACTGAAATCCACGAGGCCATGCCAGGGGAATTCAAAGCGGTGACGGTGCCCTGGACCTCCGCTGAGGAGGTGGTCCAACGCCTTAGGAAGCTTGTGAACGAGTAAGGCCGTGAATTAGGACAGAAATCATAATCGATTAATTACACCGGGGGCAGATTCGGAATCAGCATAAAATGTCTCGAAAACAAAACTGAAAACTAAAAACAATAGTAAAAAATTGTTGACCCAGTGTGATTAGTCGTTGCAAATAATTGTTGGAGTGCACTACTCATGTGCAATCagcagaggtgctattgagtcCGTTTTAAATAGTTTGCCCTCCAAAGAAGAACATAAAACCAGCTATTCAAGTCAAAAATTTTAACAATGCATCAATAATTTTCCCTATTAATTTATCAAGGCAATTTACCTAAATGCCCATCCTTAATAAATCGACATTTACTTGACCATT encodes the following:
- the phospho1 gene encoding probable phosphatase phospho1 isoform X1; this encodes MGDSFFNCCYFPPQPPGEEEPIGSRTRGESRMATRISPDKRFLIFFDFDLTIVDEDSDDRVVQVAPNQHLPTWLKDTYQPGHYNEYMQRVLAYLAEQGVTESELRMVMEKLPSTPGMMALFQFLRNRPPHDFEVVLVSDSNTFFIESWLRRSGARSVFHRIFSNPANFNRDGRLVLRPFHSHECPRCPENMCKQKVVREYVVRRTQERGHPYQRVFYVGDGANDFCPALAMGPRDVAFPRRDFPMHRLITEIHEAMPGEFKAVTVPWTSAEEVVQRLRKLVNE
- the phospho1 gene encoding probable phosphatase phospho1 isoform X2, translating into MATRISPDKRFLIFFDFDLTIVDEDSDDRVVQVAPNQHLPTWLKDTYQPGHYNEYMQRVLAYLAEQGVTESELRMVMEKLPSTPGMMALFQFLRNRPPHDFEVVLVSDSNTFFIESWLRRSGARSVFHRIFSNPANFNRDGRLVLRPFHSHECPRCPENMCKQKVVREYVVRRTQERGHPYQRVFYVGDGANDFCPALAMGPRDVAFPRRDFPMHRLITEIHEAMPGEFKAVTVPWTSAEEVVQRLRKLVNE